TACTGCTGTTCGCGAACGGTCTGGATGTATGGCGCTGGATTACTTCGAAATTTTAGCGTATCTTTGCGGAGCTAAATACCGGGGGCTGACCGGTTTTGACAGCATAGGTCTTTGAAAGTGTAAGCATGTCGTGCGTTGGATAATTAGCACGTAAATCTGAATACCCAAACTTTAATTGGCGAATCTAACTACGCCATGGCTGCCTAATTGAATTAGGTACCCATTATAGCCGCCTGAGTTGTGACCCACTACGACTCTCGCCGCCGAATCAAACCATAGCGGGATAGGTACACATGGTTTCTGTGAGTGTGTAATGAAAATCAAAACGGATAAGGACGAGGTTGGTTTGTTCCGCCCCTGCTGAGTCCCGACACAACAATGCGGAAATAAACATGTAGAAAGCTTTTGGAGGATATGTTTGGACGCGGGTTCGACTCCCGCCAGCTCCACCTGAAAAAATCCCATTTTTTTGTTATGTGGGAAGAATATTGACAGCTATTACGTATGTAATAGCTGTTTTTATTTTATGGGTATGTTGATTATAACCAGTTGTTTATCGTAATCATAGGTGTTGTAATACTATGTTTATCACCATGATACATCTTATTGAAGGGTTATAAATTCCATTGATTTCCTACTTTATGTAACAATTATTTAGTCAAAGGTCACGGGAATCCGACCATGTTTTCAATGGAATATTTAAGTAAATATTCCATTGAAATAGGATTAAAGTAGGCTCTACAAAAAAATCCCAACTGGGATAAAATGTTATTTTAGTAACTGGATAGTGATAATCTTCGCTAACGTGTTGATCAAAGACATGACTTCATTAACCTCGCTTGTAGATACATTATTTTGTTGTGATAGTCCTAGGGTTTCATAATTCTCTTGTTCAATTATTAATGAGTCCGATTGGGTTAGGAGTTCCTTTTTAATTGAAAGATTGTAAGAGAACAAACCTGTGAAAGAGTGTTCCTTATTATATAATCTTTTCACCGCTCCGGTAACCGGTGAGGCATGAAAGCATTTGCCATCAGATACAAGATACTCCGGAAAGATCAGCCTGGTCAATTCTCGCTTAGTATGAATATCTCCTTCTTCGTATAACTGGCGTAGTTTGGAAAATAATGACAGGCCGGTGTTCACATCTTTTGAAAGCTGTCTTTGTTTATTCTGGAGTGCACTAAGCTTCTCGCACAGGATATTTATTTGTACTTCACTACCTGCTTTTATTTTCTTATAATCTGATCCATCAATATCTCCTTGTAAGAGTAGGTCCCGCGCCTTTTTAATCTTATTGTTTAGCTCATCAATTTTCTTTGTCAGATGATAAGTTGTTTTTGTTTTTAGCGCTGCTTCTTCTGTTAAGGTTCTCTTCAATATTTTAAGGCAGATTGGATAGTAGTTTTCGCTAAGTTTGAAAGATTTCAATTGCTCAACGAAGAGATGATGTAATTTATCAGTTCTTAAATGAGACTTGCAATTGGAGTGACAGTGATAGTAATAGTATTTTTTATTCCGCCCTTGTGAGCCACTGCCAGTCAGAACTTCGCCACATTTTTTGCATGTTAAAAATCCTCTTAGGGGAAATAAATATTCAATGTTGGATCGCTTGGGAAGTTGTTCTCTCTTTTTATTTATTATGCTTTGAACATTGAAGAAAAGTATTTCCGATACAATAGGCTCGTGCGTACCTTGGACGTATTGCTCGCATTCATGGGGAGTGGCATGTATTGGCACTTTGCCACAATACAATGGGTTCCGAATTGCTCTCCAGAAACAGTTTTTACTTTTGTTAAACCCGTTATCCGTAGCATGTATATAGGCTTGTGTGATGTTGTGTGTTTTTGAGGCAATCTGTTCGAATGCTGTTTTCATAATACTCGCACAAGGTTCTATAGGGGCTATATATTTGACGCCGGTTTCTGTTGTTCTATTGATGTAACCAACCGGTGCAAGTCCCGTACAACGCCCTTCCTTTTTAGCTCTTCGTAGGCCCTGTTTGATATTTAAACTTCTGCGAGCGTTTTCGACCTCCGGGATAGTGAGATAAAATGCCAGGGTCATTTGATTTTCTGGAACAGTAATATCTAGTGGCTGTTCGGTAGCTACGGGTTGTATGCCTAATGCTTCAAGTGAACGGATGGTTGCATATGCTTCGGCAGTATTCCTGCTAAATCTGTCCCACTTTGTGAACAGAAGTACTTGTGGACGATTACCTTTATTTACTTTGTAGGATTTAAATAATTTGGTCCATTGTGGTCGATTGAAAGTTTTTGCCGAGAAGTCTTCATAAATAACAGATCCTACTTGAATGCTATTTACTTCGCAATGTCTTCTTAATACTTCTTCCTGGTAGCGTTGTGAAAAGCCTTTGTCTGCTTGTTCTTCTGTACTTACTCTGATATATAAATCAGCTATTGGAAGTATGGCACATTTGTCCATATTATGTTATATTTAGTGAATGTATTAATAGTTTTGATGGCTTTAGATATAAAGAGCTAACCCAATTTTATTTAAGGGTGTTAGCGATAATTGGAGTATTGAATATTAATGATTTTAATATTATGAAATTGCAACAAATCAGAGCTATAAGTGAATTAACTAATCTATTATATGATTTCTTACCAGGTAGTCGCTATTCCTATGCTGATCAGTCAATTACTTTTCCTGGATGTGCTGCAAAAGTGGGAGTATCTCAGTTATGGCAAGGTGGGAGTAAAAGGCCCGCAATCAATAAGTTGTTGTCGGGGACGTTAGAACTTAATAACGCCAAGTTCTGTAACTTAATTCGAGAAATCATAAAGACTGCAATTCCTTATCGAATGGGGAAGGCCAATCCAATAACTAGAGAGGAAATAGAAGAAATTAATAAGAAAATTCATGAAATCGGTTTTAGAATTAAGGACCTTGTAGATGAAGAATTTCTGAAGACGCTTCCACAAAAGGAATCTCGAAGTGTACCAACGGAAGAGAAGAAAGTAATCGATACCATCGAATTGGTTAAGGATTATATGGATATATCGAGTATGGATCCGCAACCAAGAGGATATGCATTTGAAAAGTTTTTAAATAAACTATTTGTCAAATTTCAGTTTTCACCACGAGATGCTTTCAGAATTAAGGGAGAGCAGATTGATGGTAGCTTTGAATTAGATGGCCAAACATATTTACTGGAAGCAAAATGGCAAGCGAAGCAAAGTGCACAAGACGAATTACTAATTTTCAACGGGAAGGTTGAAGGTAAATCTTCATGGGCAAGAGGTGTTTTTATCAGTTATATTGGATTTACAGATGATGGACTTGAGGCATTTTCCCGGGGTAAACGTACGAGCATTATTGGTCTGAATGGGGTGGATATATTCTTTGTTCTCGAAGGGAAAATCTCCCTGTCTGATCTTATTAAAAGGAAGGCTAGAAGAGCAGTTGAGACAAACGAATTTTTTGTGTCAGTACATGAGTTGCTCTAACTTGGGAATTTTAGGGCAATCCTTCCCATTTTTTTCGAATAGCAAGACTATTATAACCTCGTTTATCTTCATTACGAAATATTTCGAAACCGATTTTGGGCATCATGAGTCCACTTACGTAGTTTTCTTCAAGATATGTGGGGTTATTAATTACAAATTCCTTGTGGCTTGGTACGGCCATAGCTCTTTCCTGTACTTTATCTTCTATGTATTCTAAAATATCGAAGTTTTCGTCATCGTAGTTTGGTTCAGCCTCAATGTATTTTAAAATAAGCATTATAGGCTTAAATTTACCTTGATGTGGAGGATATCCTAGGATATCAATAGTTGTATAATAAAGATGGTAAAGCGATGTACTAAACCCGTCTTTTTCCAAAATGCCGGTTACCCAATGAATAAAGAACTTAACAAAGCCATCATCATCATAGAAATGGTTTTCTATTTTTTCTGTAGATAAGATATGATTGATATTGTATTCAGTCATAGAATTTTGGTATATGTATTAATATTGCTATTAATTTTCAAATATAATCCCACTTTGAATAGATAACCCAAATGGTCAAGGGGTAATTTTACTTAATGGGCATCCGGCTGGTTGAAATTCACAATATTTATTCCTTCATAACGGCAAACCAACTCATGAATATGTCCGATGATATCAGCCTTTTGACGCCCGCCACCCCTTGGTAAATCTCTAG
This genomic stretch from Chitinophaga sp. XS-30 harbors:
- a CDS encoding recombinase family protein, which gives rise to MDKCAILPIADLYIRVSTEEQADKGFSQRYQEEVLRRHCEVNSIQVGSVIYEDFSAKTFNRPQWTKLFKSYKVNKGNRPQVLLFTKWDRFSRNTAEAYATIRSLEALGIQPVATEQPLDITVPENQMTLAFYLTIPEVENARRSLNIKQGLRRAKKEGRCTGLAPVGYINRTTETGVKYIAPIEPCASIMKTAFEQIASKTHNITQAYIHATDNGFNKSKNCFWRAIRNPLYCGKVPIHATPHECEQYVQGTHEPIVSEILFFNVQSIINKKREQLPKRSNIEYLFPLRGFLTCKKCGEVLTGSGSQGRNKKYYYYHCHSNCKSHLRTDKLHHLFVEQLKSFKLSENYYPICLKILKRTLTEEAALKTKTTYHLTKKIDELNNKIKKARDLLLQGDIDGSDYKKIKAGSEVQINILCEKLSALQNKQRQLSKDVNTGLSLFSKLRQLYEEGDIHTKRELTRLIFPEYLVSDGKCFHASPVTGAVKRLYNKEHSFTGLFSYNLSIKKELLTQSDSLIIEQENYETLGLSQQNNVSTSEVNEVMSLINTLAKIITIQLLK